The genomic DNA GTCACATGTCAACAGAACCTAAATGTAAtggaattttaaaatcaaacctcaaaaaacaaaaacaagtaacATCATCTCGACCATCAtcccttaaaagtaattttctgAGCAAACCAATGAGTGAaattttgcagatttttatttaagaaGTGCATCTTCccacttgatttttttcactttttttaattACCATTAAAATTATCAGGTTAGTGTTGAAGATCATTGTCAGGGTTAAACTACAACAGTTGGCACTTTTTCAAAGCTCCAGGGAGACGCCTGGTTTCAAACGTGGGTACAAAAACTCAAACAGGTTGAAACACAAGAACAAGAAACTTTAAACGCACACCTTTGTTCAGCATGTTAACAAACCATTAGTGTTGTCATGGTAACACACCCTCTGTAGCTGTCGATGGTTGCTGCAGAGGGGGCGGAGCCCAGGAAGGACACGGGAGCTGTTTTTCCCAAACGTGGTCAGCAGGACTAGAAAAGTCAGTTTGTTGGAGGAAAAGACCAAAGTGCTCACCAAAAACCTTTAATGGTCAAACTGGACACAAATAGAAAACAATAAACACCAGTATCTTTACACCAGcattctccacacacacacagacacacacacacagtctccaaAAGCCTTCAGACGTCATCGGCCAGcaagcacagttttttttttttaattcattaaataAAGCTTTGAGACGATATACAATCAAAACATTCACTTCTTTAAATTCAGACCAATCAGGTTGACAAAAATCAGCCACTGAAATCAGTTACAGCTTCAGATGACAAGAAAAACTTCCCTGCTCTCCTTTTATTCTCAGCTGAAACCTCATAAACCCAACCGTTTTCTGCCAAACTTTGGCTTTTTCGCCAAATATTTTTCCAAGAATGAAGGTGCTTTAGTCCTCTATCAAACAGATGAACTCTGGAGtctttaaaatgtcaaaacCTCCATGTTTCCGAAGCTAGAACCAAAGAAACGGGAGTTTACTTTCATCGATTATTGAAGTTAACATGCTATTATGGGCCATTCAGCATGAGAActgcattttttattcattGGAAATTTAAGAACTcctattttctcatttttgtgcGTCTACAGCTGTGCTAAAATGTCAAACCAGCCTCTTTTGTGCTTGTGTATTTGCATAGTTTGGATTTTGCAGCAAGAAATGAAGAATGTCAGgagataaataataataaaaaaaagacagacatgAACCCTGAAAATAGAGTGCAAACAGCCCATCACCCATAGGAagtcttcaggaaaaaaaaatagagtccATAAGCGTGTTTTAGCTCTTTACCTACAAACTGCTGCTGGAGCTCAAAGCAGAGACAAGTTCAAACATTTCAAAGACACTTTGACCCTCTGAGTCTCATCAGGCGTTCATGGCACGCCAGTCAACAATTACTGGAATCAGAGACAGATTTTTGCCTCGGAGGCGTCCCACAGGGATCCTATCTAATCCTCTTTTACTTAcatttgctttgtgtgtgtttttaacggTTATATTTGTTTACAATGTTTTGTTTCTAGCACAGTAGTCACTCAGTAAAGGGTCAACCagccaaacatttgaaatgaatcTGCTTTATTTGGCCCTCTCCTGCATACGAGGCTCCCAGCTCTGAAATTTGCTGGTAATCAAACTTAGTCTTAAATTTACAGTATTTAAAGTCAAATTTACTATTAAAGCTACTTTTTGTAATCACATTCCACAAGATTAAACTCCAACTTTCACCAATGAAAGGGCTGTGGTTGAGCTAAAATGTGCTAACGTTGGTTTGTTTTGGAAGATTTGAAGCTAGAGTCCCGACAGATTCTTTACTTTACTGACTTATTGTTTTACAGCACAGATCCAGCTTCATTCAAAATTGAACAGCTGGAATCAGTTTTGTGTCATATTGTACTGCCATGTCTTTTTAAATAGACCAAACCATAATCAAAAAAGTCAGCATCAGTATATTCACCAAAATTAAATCCATTTGAATGCAAAAAAGaggcatttaaaataatttaaacccCCTCACATGGACTCTGACTGTTAATTTCAGTGACTGTCATTAGGACTATGGTGCTAATTATTTGGCAAAAATTGCCCAAACTGTTCCAATCACAAGCAAATATCTGCAGATACTTTTATTCACTGTTATTGGGACTGTGCAGTTCATTTAATGGAACGATATCCCCCTCAGTGGGCTGTTTAAAGTGTCAGCAGGTTTCAGGTGTCTGCACAAGCTCCTCTCTTTGCTTGGAGTTAACGAGCTAAAACGCGCAGGGCGCTGCCAGTCTGGACGTTCAGTTTCCACAGCCGATCTCCTCCTTGTAGCGGTTTGTCAGCGTGTTGGCTTTGTGCGTCAGTTTTGACAGAACCGCGTGGAGTCCATTCAGGTGGAAGCGAAACTGCTTCTCCAggtcgtcctcctcctccaccccagCCACACCCACCTTGTCCTTCCGCAGCTCGTCGCCCTGCACGACACCCCACTCAATGTCATTGCGGATGGATTTGAGCAGGACGTACGAGCTGTACATGTCGGCATCGGGCTGGAAGTAGGCTCTGCCGTTGGTGGCGCTGGGGTTGCCCGTGTCATCGCTGCTGCCCCCATTCTCCGCCACCTTCAGGTCATCCTTGTCGCCCAGGGGGACATCCCGCAGCAGGCTGGGCACCATCACCGTCTGATCCATGTTGTTGACAGCGCCGATGAAGCGGTTCATGGCATTGAAGAGTGAGTTCTTCTGGTTGTAGGAGTCAGGTGTCTGCATGACGGCGGCTCAGTGAGGACCCGTCTTGCCAGCGGTCACAGCGCAGCGCCAAACTTAGCCCGCTAATGCTCTTTAAAGGATTACTGAGAGGCTGTGGGGGCACTCACCGCTCCAAAGTGGGCCAGTTTCACCCTCTGGGGCCCGTGTCCCTGCTGCAGGACTCCCAAGTGACCGTCTCACCCTGGAGGCATAAacctgaaataaaaatgcagaggTAGAGGCAGCTGGATGAGGCAGCTTCAACAGAAATCTGCGTCCAGGAGAGAAACCTGAAGAAGTCTGCAGGCAGAGCTTCAGGACCTAACTATGGAGCTCAGGGATGGAGAGAATAAACGTTACTGAGTCAGAGCCAGCAGCTCTGCGGGACCAACACTGTAGCCTGCATCCATTATCGGACACCCGGCTTCGCCCCAGCTGCTCCTCACCTCCGTTACCCGCACACGTTCACTTCATATGCAGCCACCTCCGCTGCTGGTCGATTTACACTATTTAAAGCCGTCTGTGCTGCACAGCCGCAGCTTCGCATGTAAATAAGAGACGTGAGAAACAGGAGCTGCTGGCAGCGTTTTTTAAAACGAGCGTGAACACCTGCGGGGTCAGCCCGGGCAGAGGAGGGGGGTGTCTGCGGGACAAAACACGGAAATGAAGCGGAATCATTACAGCCTCCGTTTGCATCATTTGATGCTAAGCCAGGCGGCCTGTGAACAAGACTGGCAACTAAACGATCCAGTGGATCTACGTAAACGTTAATTAGCGAAGAATCTTCGTTTTGAATCTTCATTTTCACCGGAACAAACCACCCTGTGAGCCTCGCCAAGCGGCGGATTCCGGGCACCGTTAGCTCGCTAAGCCCAATTTTAAACCGGGTAAACCCCGGCGGGACTGCTGCCACGTGAGCTCACCGTGTGTCGGATGTGGTTCCTGGATGTTGTGGGCGTCCAAGTCGCTGCTTTCTGCCGGTTGAAGCTGTCCGGGAAGCGGCTGCAGCAGGCGGTCGGCCGGTGGGTTAGTCAGGAAAACCGGAGAGAAGCGGGGCGGAGTGAAAAGATGGGATCACGCTCACGGCCAATCACAGGGGAGCGCTCCgaggacagccaatcagagaatGCGTGGCGTCATGAAGAACGTTCGTGAAGCGTTGCATTGTTTATAAACTTACTTGAATATAAAcgtttttaaactttattttttatttggaaataataaatttatttaCATCTACAGTTTACAACGAAAATAAAgagattaaatttaaatttatacatatttttattgatctaagttgttttaatgttttagctGATGCAACACAGTAATCTCCCCTGATTGgagatcaataaagtatttcttattgTTGTTATTCCTATTATATGAACAGATAAACATCAGGCACGAACATCGGTGAATGTTCTCTTATTTTCTCACAGACTGACATCAG from Archocentrus centrarchus isolate MPI-CPG fArcCen1 chromosome 2, fArcCen1, whole genome shotgun sequence includes the following:
- the LOC115793871 gene encoding mid1-interacting protein 1-B-like, which translates into the protein MQTPDSYNQKNSLFNAMNRFIGAVNNMDQTVMVPSLLRDVPLGDKDDLKVAENGGSSDDTGNPSATNGRAYFQPDADMYSSYVLLKSIRNDIEWGVVQGDELRKDKVGVAGVEEEDDLEKQFRFHLNGLHAVLSKLTHKANTLTNRYKEEIGCGN